The nucleotide window GAGTGAATGCCTGCGGTAGGTAGGGGCGGTcttcttattatttactttttttcttattaaattacattttatgattttatactcCATGCAACGGCGAAATCTCCGAGTATCGGAACAAATGAAatcagatagatagatagatagatagatagatagatagatagatagatagatagatagatgtatatataaaaagacaaaaaaaataaataataataataataaataaaatttcaacggcTATTTCAATGAAATTCGGATCTTCGGTCGCATTTTTCCAAATGTACTTGGTGGCGGCGTAGTTATACGTATACAACCTGAAGTGAATGTACCTTAAAATTACCGTACGGAAGGGGTCCGGGTACACTTAACTCTTGTTAACGTGAACGAAAACCGCGCGACCGACCGATCTTTAATTAAACGTGTATTAAATGTACGCGGACagcgaaaaaaagaaaacacaaacttAATGCAAAAGTGATTCGCGTCCGGTCGGTTAAGAGAGGCGgcccgaatttttttttggttttttttttcttttctttccctcCCCGACGCTTTTTATTCGTAAGACATTAAGCCATTAACCTGTGCCCGTAAGCCTGcgcatgtacgtgtgtatgtgacatatatatatatatatatatatatatatatatatatatatatatatatatatatatatatataccgagtgGGGCAGAAACCACCggttatatgttttgtatttatgcAGAATTGTTGTATgtacgttttttgttttgttttttttttttttttaatttggatttatatcttttttgtttttctttccagCGCTCCTGTTAACGTCAAACACGTCCAAACGTCTACACGTCTACAATCGTATGCTTGCATATCGCGCGTTGTGCAAACGGGTCGGCCGGCAGGAGTCTCTCTCTTCACTTCAGGCTAACGCAAAGCGTACGTATAATTCgagctactttatttttatcccaCTCTTATTTTCCCCCAACGGTTGATGTTATAGAAAAACTGAAAGTTACCGTACGACCGTCATTAGTTTATATCCGTCAGATTAATAATAATCGCATAGAATCCGATGAAAACTATTACTGTGTATGAAAACAGTGATGGGGATGTTGTCTAACCGTCGTACTTTGACGCTCGGACATATACATCGCAAAAAGATTGAATTCGCACACGTATCGTCGCAAAAACGAATCGAAAGAAACAACGGGATGTTTAACTTGGACGCGGGTGCTATATACAAATATTGCCACCGGTATTTAcgatttttaaacggttttacgGCGGTGCGACCACGCCGGTTCGGGATGTGTCCGGGATTTCGGTACCATTTAAGCTCCCGTACGGGCTGAAATCTAACGTTTAGCTCGTCACTACTGCAGCCCGGAATGTCGTTTACGAAACCGAACCGTGTACGTCGATAAAGATCGCAAGTTAAAGGAGAAAACGCGCGCCGAACGAACGGTGTAAGCACGATTCAGTGATGGCCGGGGTGACGTGCTAGCAGCCAAAGTCGCTGCTCCCTTTAAAGTCCGCCAAACTAAcgtatatagtaataattttccaTTGGCTTTAGGTTTACGGGATATATACCGTTTCATACCAGCGTTATCATCCGATCCGCACAACAGCAACAGCAgcagcatcatcatcatcatcatgtcaGACAGCACCGCTACAGCTTCAGCTCCCGTCGCCACAGCGACAACTCCGGCCAAGGCAGCTCCAGGGAAAAAGGCGGCATCCAAAGCAGGCGGTTCGAAGAAGCCGAGGTCTAAGCCGGCGCACCCGCCGACAGCCGATATGGTCAACGCGGCGATCGCCGGTCTCAAAGAGCGCGGCGGATCTTCTCTGCAGGCGATAAAGAAGTACATAGCAGCCAACTACAAGGTAGACGCCGAAAAGTTGGCCCCGTTCATCAAGAAATATCTGAAAACGGCGGTCGCGGCAGGCGCCCTCACGCAGCCGAAAGGTAAAGGAGCGTCCGGCTCTTTCAAGATATCAGTGAAGGGCGAAGGCAAAGCCGCCCCGGCTAAGAAACCGTCCGCTCCGAAGCCGAAACCGAAGAAAGCCGCAGCAGCCAGCAAACCGAAGAGCGCTTCTGCGAAGAAGGCGGCCGCCCCGAAACCGAAGTCTCCATCGAAGGCGAAAAAGGTGTCCAAGCCGCCGACCAAGAAACCAAAGTCTCCGAAGCCGAAGAAGGCAGCAGTGAAGAAACCAAAGTCGCCCAAGAAAGCAGCCGCTGGAaagaagaagtaaacagtaaaattattattttactgtacgtaaattattaacaaatggcccttttcagggccgcCACCAACGTATGAGGTTTTTTCgttatacgtgtaaaaataatattttgcctcATCATGTTTCGGTGCTGTGCCGAGCCAAAGAAAAGTGGGGCGGACAAAGATCCCCTCTCTGTCCGTCATTAAATTATCACACGGACGGAACGTGTGGACCGTCCGTAGTATAGTATATCTCTCTCCCCCCCCGGATaggcattatttataattatacaggagagattttttttttggaacttttatatttttatttattagtaaattacacCCCCCCGCACAAACGGGTCGatcttgtattattttgttttgtgttattatacacatacacaaatattttcatctCTCCCATAAAATCCGTATGCCGGGCCGGCGGCATATATATTATGTATGCCGCCATATATTATATGTGTGTAGGCGGCGGCTCTCGGcccccttttttttttcatacacggGAGCTTCGAATCCCGGTAATTTTCACACacatcaatctctctctctctctctctctctctctctctctctctctaacctTCCCTCCCTCCCTCCCTCCCGCCCCGCTAACTCCTCCTTCTTTCTCATCGTCCGTCATATATATATGGTGGCAATTGCCTCTGAACTCGGTGGGtggttaaataaaacaacaaacagcaagaaatatatgtatattatatatatatgaaattatgacaaacaaaataaagaactTATTATAATATAGGGGGTGTTGTTGGTTGTGTTTTTTTTCCCCCAAATTCCCACCGAAAGTAACCCTGTCTGTACCTCTAAGTCCAGCCCAGCCAGGCCCTCCTTCTTTGATTGAAGAAAACAACCCCCAACCCGGTGAAGatagaaaattatcattattttactataCTCTCTCTatctactactatatatatatatatatgtgttgggTTGTGaatattggaataattttttctttgcagttttatatatatggaaaacagaataacattggtggtttttttttttttttcttttctcttcggccgaaaaaaaaaaaaaaagaaccaaccacaacatttaaaaaacctcGCATTAAAAAttgtggccctgaaaagggccgttgtAAAGATTTTGAATATGATGGTAGTAGTGCGCGCGGACCGTACGTATACGCCACCTCAAATTAAGCTCTCTCTCCGCGAATACGACGAGCCAGCTGGATGTCTTTCGGCATAATTGTCACACGTTTGGCGTGGATGGCGCACAGATTTGTGTCTTCAAACAGCCCGACCAGATAAGCCTCGCTGGCTTCCTGCAGAGCCATGACGGCGGAACTCTGGAACCGGAGATCGGTCTTGAAGTCCTGCGCTATCTCACGTACCAGCCGCTGGAACGGCAGCTTGCGTATGAGTAGCTCCGTGCTCTTCTGGTATCTACGGATCTCACGGAGGGCGACAGTTCCAGGCCTGTAGCGATGAGGTTTCTTCACGCCGCCGGTGGCCGGGGCGCTCTTGCGTGCCGCCTTGGTCGCCAGCTGCTTCCTGGGAGCTTTGCCACCGGTGGATTTGCGGGCGGTCTGCTTGGTACGGGCCATTTTTCCTGACGGCAATAACTAGTCGGTGCTGCTGCTGGTTTACAAATTCACGCTGTTAAGACCTCCTGTTCGGATGCACAGAAAGCAATGCCCTAGAAAGTAAACGGGACCGGTATTTATTGCCGGCTCGGTCTCACGTGATTGGTCAAAATGGGCCGCTCCTATTGGCCGCCTCGACTGCCCAATCACGCGGCCTTAAGAGAGCATAAAAGTGAGGGATACCGGGACGGCGGCTTCAGATCGACTGACCTGCTCGCTGAGAAACAAGTTTTTTGCTCGTCATTTGAAGTTAAGCTGCTGCTATGACCGGTCGCGGGAAAGGAGGTAAAGGTTTGGGCAAAGGCGGAGCCAAGCGTCACCGCAAGGTCCTGCGAGACAACATCCAGGGCATCACCAAGCCGGCCATCAGGCGTCTGGCCCGCCGCGGCGGTGTGAAACGTATCTCAGGTCTCATATACGAAGAGACCAGAGGAGTACTTAAAGTGTTCCTCGAGAACGTAATCAGAGACGCAGTCACTTACACCGAACACGCAAAGAGGAAAACTGTAACCGCCATGGACGTGGTGTACGCGCTGAAGAGGCAAGGCAGAACTCTGTACGGCTTCGGCGGTTAAGCGGTCACCGTTCCCGCTGGTCTACGAATATTAAAACGGCCCTTTTAAGGGCCACCCACCAACCAAGAGGTTAATAAAATAGTAGTCTTATCTTTATGTGTAAATCATCATCAACTAAGAAGAAGAATTAATTTGATGATACAATTTACTTTTACCTTACCTgtgagataaaatatttgtttgactggcagcaaaagagagagagagagaaaaaaagaagtatatgtaTGATtgatgatgtgtgtgtgtgtacttttttttttacttttaagatttaaaatgaattaatccgCGTGTAGGTTTTTTATATCCATGTGGATCGTCGTCAGAACACTACTTACTACTAAGGAAGAGAGAGAAATTTACAATAACTACTACATTTTGTACTTGTGTTTGTTGTTGAGCTTACGAAAATTGAAGAAGGAAGGTACACAAGCAATACAACTTCTTAGTtagttagtagtagtagtatactGTACGATGTGTTGTTGTTAACTTCCCATTCAATATAATATGATtgattgattttcttctttttttttttttttgtattcattcccTTGGACGGACCGGCCGGTGTGAAcggtgattaaaaataaatagcatgcCGCAttcgtgcatatatatatatatatatatatatatatgtttgggaCCTCAACAGGTTCGTAGCGGTTAAAAAGTACGTTCTCACCAGGACCTACCTTACAACCTCTATTATTATACTAACTATGTATGTAGGggggaaattaatttaaatgtgtatgtattatttatatgtatgtatccaCATCCACCCAACTGTgtgttgttttactttaaaagaatttaatcatCATTTATGCACGCCAGTTCaacaagccttttttttttaaaccttttcaaACATGGTGGCCCTTAAAAGGGCCGTTTTAATTTGTCTGACGATTGTTTGTGAAGTATCGGACCGGTGATTAGAGCGCTTCTTAAGCTTTCTTCTCGGTCTTCTTCGGCAGAAGCACGGCTTGAATGTTCGGCAAGACACCACCTTGTGCGATGGTGACCCCGGACAAAAGCTTGTTTAACTCCTCGTCATTGCGGATGGCCAACTGCAAGTGCCTCGGGATGATACGAGTTTTCTTGTTGTCCCTGGCCGCGTTTCCTGCCAACTCCAATACTTCCGCAGCCAAATATTCCATGACGGCAGCCAGGTAGACCGGAGCGCCCGCTCCGACACGTTCTGCGTAGTTGCCCTTCCTGAGAAGACGGTGGATTCTGCCCACCGGGAATTGAAGACCGGCGCGGGAAGACCGCGACTTTGCCTTTCCCTTCACTTTACCACCCTTTCCGCGACCTGACATCGTTTGGCTGCTGCTGCTGTGAACTTGGAATGAACAAACACGAAGGAATGACCCGACGGCCGTCGGTCTGACTCTATTTACGGTTTCAAGCACCGACCACTATTGGGCTCACCGTTGCCGTCGTCGCGGCGAAACCTTTCGATTGGTCAGTTCAGCCAGCTGTTTCGGTTCCTCGACCGCCATTGGTCGGGGCACCTTAAAAGTTAACGGTATCCGCAATTTTGGCGTTTCCTATACGGTCCGccaagtttatatataaactttaatgaagGCCACACGATTGGGGTGGATTCTATCCTTGGCTTTGCTTGTGGAAGGATCTCTTTGTGCTCTGTGAATTGTGAGTCGTTACCAGTctagccaggtgttcaacaggaCTTCTACCTGCGTCGacagacaatgtgagaagggtctgcgAGGACACCAGCCGGGCCGCCAGCTACCTGCTTTCAGTTAAGAATAGCataa belongs to Lycorma delicatula isolate Av1 chromosome 1, ASM4794821v1, whole genome shotgun sequence and includes:
- the LOC142334370 gene encoding histone H1-like, with product MSDSTATASAPVATATTPAKAAPGKKAASKAGGSKKPRSKPAHPPTADMVNAAIAGLKERGGSSLQAIKKYIAANYKVDAEKLAPFIKKYLKTAVAAGALTQPKGKGASGSFKISVKGEGKAAPAKKPSAPKPKPKKAAAASKPKSASAKKAAAPKPKSPSKAKKVSKPPTKKPKSPKPKKAAVKKPKSPKKAAAGKKK
- the LOC142334376 gene encoding histone H3, which translates into the protein MARTKQTARKSTGGKAPRKQLATKAARKSAPATGGVKKPHRYRPGTVALREIRRYQKSTELLIRKLPFQRLVREIAQDFKTDLRFQSSAVMALQEASEAYLVGLFEDTNLCAIHAKRVTIMPKDIQLARRIRGERA
- the LOC142334406 gene encoding histone H4, whose product is MTGRGKGGKGLGKGGAKRHRKVLRDNIQGITKPAIRRLARRGGVKRISGLIYEETRGVLKVFLENVIRDAVTYTEHAKRKTVTAMDVVYALKRQGRTLYGFGG
- the LOC142334390 gene encoding histone H2A; translated protein: MSGRGKGGKVKGKAKSRSSRAGLQFPVGRIHRLLRKGNYAERVGAGAPVYLAAVMEYLAAEVLELAGNAARDNKKTRIIPRHLQLAIRNDEELNKLLSGVTIAQGGVLPNIQAVLLPKKTEKKA